The following coding sequences lie in one Mercenaria mercenaria strain notata chromosome 5, MADL_Memer_1, whole genome shotgun sequence genomic window:
- the LOC123558291 gene encoding leucine-rich repeat-containing protein 74B-like isoform X3: MTEEDKILDSDDEDDQKRDFTATNDASQRIYTKACVLFKVTPSTFLYRHLTTMKVPLQNHAIGDAGAKAMATALVENKKVQIVDLSSTGITAVGLGYILEMLEENTSITDINLSSNFFNSTGAKQISDAFTYNQTVKKLNISGNEFKDEDSRCLAEIIEENITLQVLIISRNAFGETAGTNFGKALEHNTTLIHFDISWNHLRQQGAIELCHGLQNNNTLEVLNLSWNGFGLEGCHEMGKTLKINRSLTDLDLSSNRVNYDAFKLLLRGLVKNKTLKTIKIGFNPITTDGAMSILRAVLDDRCKSLTTLDMSDVSVDNDFVTLLKKVQHIRPLHITHGNLLRHDDLRKGDNPVVLDTDDPVTILFECVKTKNLRLIDLMKNLDKDNSDTLSREELNRGLSEIDVPLSRRSLDILMEKLDMNKDGQVDFMELMTKYKEHVRRVTKLQREADVDLKHYKHFDKLEQLREMVRLRLSLTPAAGQSH; encoded by the exons ATGACAG AAGAAGATAAAATATTAGACAGTGACGATGAAGATGACCAGAAGCGAGACTTTACCGCCACAAACGATGCTAGTCAAAGAATATACACGAAAGCGTGCGTCCTGTTTAAAGTTACTCCTTCAACATTTCTCTATCGTCATCTTACTACAATGAAAGTACCTTTACAGAACCATGCGATAGGAGACGCCGGAGCAAAGGCAATGGCTACAGCATTAGTG GAAAACAAAAAAGTACAAATTGTAGACCTCTCCTCAACAGGGATCACAGCAGTGGGTCTTGGATATATTCTGGAAATGTTAGAAGAAAACACAAGCATCACAGATATT AATCTATCCAGTAACTTTTTCAATTCTACAGGAGCAAAACAGATTTCCGATGCGTTCACCTATAATCAAACAGTcaaaaagttaaatatttcaG gaAATGAATTCAAAGATGAAGATTCTCGCTGTCTTGCTGAAATTATTGAA GAAAATATCACTTTACAAGTATTGATCATCAGTAGAAATGCCTTTGGTGAAACTGCTGGTACAAATTTTGGAAAAGCTCTTG AGCACAACACCACATTGATACATTTTGATATCAGTTGGAACCATCTGCGACAACAGGGAGCTATTGAACTCTGTCATGGATTGCAG aataaCAATACACTCGAGGTTTTAAACTTGAGCTGGAATGGCTTTGGTTTGGAAGGTTGTCATGAAATGGGTAAAACACTAAAGATAAATAGATCCCTGACAGATCTGGACCTTTCGTCAAACAGGGTCAACTACGATGCGTTTAAGCTACTGCTTCGTGGATTagtgaaaaacaaaacactgaaaACAATAAAG ATAGGATTCAATCCCATCACTACGGACGGTGCAATGTCTATACTACGAGCAGTGTTAGATGACAGATGTAAAAGCCTCACTACCCTTGATATGTCG GATGTGTCAGTTGACAATGACTTTGTTACACTTTTGAAAAAAGTCCAGCATATTCGACCATTGCACATAACACACGGTAACCTGTTACGACATGATGACCTAAGAAAGGGAGACAATCCTGTTGTCTTGGATACCGATGATCCTGTTACAATACTGTTTGAATGTGTGAAAACAAAGAATCTTAGACTTATTGACCTTATGAAGAATCTAGATAAAGATAACAGTGATACGCTGTCAAGAGAAGAGTTAAATAGAGGACTCTCG GAAATTGACGTTCCGCTTAGCCGACGATCTCTTGACATACTGATGGAAAAGTTAGACATGAACAAAGACGGACAAGTCGATTTCAT gGAACTGATGACAAAGTACAAAGAACATGTAAGGCGTGTCACTAAATTACAGCGGGAAGCCGATGTAGATCTGAAGcattacaaacattttgacaaattggAGCAGTTGAGAGAAATGGTCCGGTTACGACTGAGTCTGACCCCAGCCGCTGGCCAAAGTCATTGA
- the LOC123558291 gene encoding leucine-rich repeat-containing protein 74B-like isoform X1: protein MTEEDKILDSDDEDDQKRDFTATNDASQRIYTKACVLFKVTPSTFLYRHLTTMKVPLQNHAIGDAGAKAMATALVENKKVQIVDLSSTGITAVGLGYILEMLEENTSITDINLSSNFFNSTGAKQISDAFTYNQTVKKLNISGNEFKDEDSRCLAEIIEENITLQVLIISRNAFGETAGTNFGKALEHNTTLIHFDISWNHLRQQGAIELCHGLQNNNTLEVLNLSWNGFGLEGCHEMGKTLKINRSLTDLDLSSNRVNYDAFKLLLRGLVKNKTLKTIKIGFNPITTDGAMSILRAVLDDRCKSLTTLDMSDVSVDNDFVTLLKKVQHIRPLHITHGNLLRHDDLRKGDNPVVLDTDDPVTILFECVKTKNLRLIDLMKNLDKDNSDTLSREELNRGLSEIDVPLSRRSLDILMEKLDMNKDGQVDFMELMTKYKEHVRRVTKLQREADVDLKHYKHFDKLEQLREMVRLRLSLTPAAGQSH, encoded by the exons AAGAAGATAAAATATTAGACAGTGACGATGAAGATGACCAGAAGCGAGACTTTACCGCCACAAACGATGCTAGTCAAAGAATATACACGAAAGCGTGCGTCCTGTTTAAAGTTACTCCTTCAACATTTCTCTATCGTCATCTTACTACAATGAAAGTACCTTTACAGAACCATGCGATAGGAGACGCCGGAGCAAAGGCAATGGCTACAGCATTAGTG GAAAACAAAAAAGTACAAATTGTAGACCTCTCCTCAACAGGGATCACAGCAGTGGGTCTTGGATATATTCTGGAAATGTTAGAAGAAAACACAAGCATCACAGATATT AATCTATCCAGTAACTTTTTCAATTCTACAGGAGCAAAACAGATTTCCGATGCGTTCACCTATAATCAAACAGTcaaaaagttaaatatttcaG gaAATGAATTCAAAGATGAAGATTCTCGCTGTCTTGCTGAAATTATTGAA GAAAATATCACTTTACAAGTATTGATCATCAGTAGAAATGCCTTTGGTGAAACTGCTGGTACAAATTTTGGAAAAGCTCTTG AGCACAACACCACATTGATACATTTTGATATCAGTTGGAACCATCTGCGACAACAGGGAGCTATTGAACTCTGTCATGGATTGCAG aataaCAATACACTCGAGGTTTTAAACTTGAGCTGGAATGGCTTTGGTTTGGAAGGTTGTCATGAAATGGGTAAAACACTAAAGATAAATAGATCCCTGACAGATCTGGACCTTTCGTCAAACAGGGTCAACTACGATGCGTTTAAGCTACTGCTTCGTGGATTagtgaaaaacaaaacactgaaaACAATAAAG ATAGGATTCAATCCCATCACTACGGACGGTGCAATGTCTATACTACGAGCAGTGTTAGATGACAGATGTAAAAGCCTCACTACCCTTGATATGTCG GATGTGTCAGTTGACAATGACTTTGTTACACTTTTGAAAAAAGTCCAGCATATTCGACCATTGCACATAACACACGGTAACCTGTTACGACATGATGACCTAAGAAAGGGAGACAATCCTGTTGTCTTGGATACCGATGATCCTGTTACAATACTGTTTGAATGTGTGAAAACAAAGAATCTTAGACTTATTGACCTTATGAAGAATCTAGATAAAGATAACAGTGATACGCTGTCAAGAGAAGAGTTAAATAGAGGACTCTCG GAAATTGACGTTCCGCTTAGCCGACGATCTCTTGACATACTGATGGAAAAGTTAGACATGAACAAAGACGGACAAGTCGATTTCAT gGAACTGATGACAAAGTACAAAGAACATGTAAGGCGTGTCACTAAATTACAGCGGGAAGCCGATGTAGATCTGAAGcattacaaacattttgacaaattggAGCAGTTGAGAGAAATGGTCCGGTTACGACTGAGTCTGACCCCAGCCGCTGGCCAAAGTCATTGA
- the LOC123558291 gene encoding leucine-rich repeat-containing protein 74B-like isoform X2: MREEDKILDSDDEDDQKRDFTATNDASQRIYTKACVLFKVTPSTFLYRHLTTMKVPLQNHAIGDAGAKAMATALVENKKVQIVDLSSTGITAVGLGYILEMLEENTSITDINLSSNFFNSTGAKQISDAFTYNQTVKKLNISGNEFKDEDSRCLAEIIEENITLQVLIISRNAFGETAGTNFGKALEHNTTLIHFDISWNHLRQQGAIELCHGLQNNNTLEVLNLSWNGFGLEGCHEMGKTLKINRSLTDLDLSSNRVNYDAFKLLLRGLVKNKTLKTIKIGFNPITTDGAMSILRAVLDDRCKSLTTLDMSDVSVDNDFVTLLKKVQHIRPLHITHGNLLRHDDLRKGDNPVVLDTDDPVTILFECVKTKNLRLIDLMKNLDKDNSDTLSREELNRGLSEIDVPLSRRSLDILMEKLDMNKDGQVDFMELMTKYKEHVRRVTKLQREADVDLKHYKHFDKLEQLREMVRLRLSLTPAAGQSH, from the exons ATGAGAG AAGAAGATAAAATATTAGACAGTGACGATGAAGATGACCAGAAGCGAGACTTTACCGCCACAAACGATGCTAGTCAAAGAATATACACGAAAGCGTGCGTCCTGTTTAAAGTTACTCCTTCAACATTTCTCTATCGTCATCTTACTACAATGAAAGTACCTTTACAGAACCATGCGATAGGAGACGCCGGAGCAAAGGCAATGGCTACAGCATTAGTG GAAAACAAAAAAGTACAAATTGTAGACCTCTCCTCAACAGGGATCACAGCAGTGGGTCTTGGATATATTCTGGAAATGTTAGAAGAAAACACAAGCATCACAGATATT AATCTATCCAGTAACTTTTTCAATTCTACAGGAGCAAAACAGATTTCCGATGCGTTCACCTATAATCAAACAGTcaaaaagttaaatatttcaG gaAATGAATTCAAAGATGAAGATTCTCGCTGTCTTGCTGAAATTATTGAA GAAAATATCACTTTACAAGTATTGATCATCAGTAGAAATGCCTTTGGTGAAACTGCTGGTACAAATTTTGGAAAAGCTCTTG AGCACAACACCACATTGATACATTTTGATATCAGTTGGAACCATCTGCGACAACAGGGAGCTATTGAACTCTGTCATGGATTGCAG aataaCAATACACTCGAGGTTTTAAACTTGAGCTGGAATGGCTTTGGTTTGGAAGGTTGTCATGAAATGGGTAAAACACTAAAGATAAATAGATCCCTGACAGATCTGGACCTTTCGTCAAACAGGGTCAACTACGATGCGTTTAAGCTACTGCTTCGTGGATTagtgaaaaacaaaacactgaaaACAATAAAG ATAGGATTCAATCCCATCACTACGGACGGTGCAATGTCTATACTACGAGCAGTGTTAGATGACAGATGTAAAAGCCTCACTACCCTTGATATGTCG GATGTGTCAGTTGACAATGACTTTGTTACACTTTTGAAAAAAGTCCAGCATATTCGACCATTGCACATAACACACGGTAACCTGTTACGACATGATGACCTAAGAAAGGGAGACAATCCTGTTGTCTTGGATACCGATGATCCTGTTACAATACTGTTTGAATGTGTGAAAACAAAGAATCTTAGACTTATTGACCTTATGAAGAATCTAGATAAAGATAACAGTGATACGCTGTCAAGAGAAGAGTTAAATAGAGGACTCTCG GAAATTGACGTTCCGCTTAGCCGACGATCTCTTGACATACTGATGGAAAAGTTAGACATGAACAAAGACGGACAAGTCGATTTCAT gGAACTGATGACAAAGTACAAAGAACATGTAAGGCGTGTCACTAAATTACAGCGGGAAGCCGATGTAGATCTGAAGcattacaaacattttgacaaattggAGCAGTTGAGAGAAATGGTCCGGTTACGACTGAGTCTGACCCCAGCCGCTGGCCAAAGTCATTGA